The stretch of DNA TCGAGCTGCTCGACAGCGCCCGCCCAAGTGCCGCCTTTGTTGAAGTCGGAGCTGACCACAAGCGAGATGTCCGCCAATGCATAAATTAGCTTGTTGCGCTGCATGGCGTTGCCCACATTGAAGCTGGCACTCGGGTCGTAGGGCGAAATCAGGACCAGCTGCCCATCGAGCAGCAGGTTGCGGTGCTCGCGGTTCATGGTGGTCTTTTCCAGACTGTCCGCCAGCACGCCACAAACTTTTCCACCCCCCTCAAGTGCGCCACGCATGGCGGCCTGGTCGATGCCCTTGGCGCCACCGGAGACAAGCGTTCTCCCTGCGCGAGCAGCGAGCCGGCCAACTGCCATGGTGTAGTCAATGAGGGCATCGTCCACATGGCGCGATCCAACGACGGCAAGCCCGCCGGTTTCGAGCAAAGCCATGTCGCCACAGCCGTAGAGCACCGCCGGCGCGTCTTCGCGCAGGCGGGCCTTCAAACGGCGGGGGTACTCCGCATCGGCGCGGCTGACGACCCAAATGGCGCGTGCTTGCCAGCGCTCGATCGCTTGGCTCAGCAAGAATCCGCGCCCCAGCAATTTCTGCAGGCGGCCCTCGTCAATCACTGGTTGGCACGCACGCAGGATCTCAGCGGCGTCCGGCGAGAGCAGATCCGCAGGCTGACGCTGAATCTCGCGCAAATGACGCGCGAGACGTTTGTATTCACCTGGCGAGAGCAGATCCGATGACGCAGTGCCTCGTCCGGCAATGAGCGGCGCCGTCAGCAGCAGGATCGCCTGGGTGTTGGGTGAAAGGACTGGTGTCATTCGTCGTGCCCCGTCTGTGAAAGAGCCATAGGCCAAACCGCGCCACTACCGCTTTTGCGCAGCAGCCATGCAGACACCGTCAGCGTCCAGCGCGAGTCGACCATGTCATCCACCAAGAGGACTGGTCCGGGAGGGATGGGCTGGCCGTTGAGTGCGAGCGAACCATCAATGTTGCGCGCCTGCTGTGTGCTGTTTGCCATCGTCTTCTGTTCGGGCCTTGCGTCTGTTTTTGCGATGACCATATGAAAAGGCAGACCCAGCGCCGCAGCCAAGCGTTGTGCAAAATTCGGTACCAGTTCGGGATGCCGAAGCGAGGGAACGCAAGTCACCCAGGTCGGGCTCGGCTGCGGATTCCACTCTTGAATCATCTTCACACACGCAGCAACGAGGTCATCGGCAAAGTGA from Methylococcus geothermalis encodes:
- a CDS encoding DNA-processing protein DprA — encoded protein: MTPVLSPNTQAILLLTAPLIAGRGTASSDLLSPGEYKRLARHLREIQRQPADLLSPDAAEILRACQPVIDEGRLQKLLGRGFLLSQAIERWQARAIWVVSRADAEYPRRLKARLREDAPAVLYGCGDMALLETGGLAVVGSRHVDDALIDYTMAVGRLAARAGRTLVSGGAKGIDQAAMRGALEGGGKVCGVLADSLEKTTMNREHRNLLLDGQLVLISPYDPSASFNVGNAMQRNKLIYALADISLVVSSDFNKGGTWAGAVEQLDKLKFVPVFIRSTGEFSAGLDGLRKKGARPWPNPQDVDSFEDVFSVVMPMSTTSTQLGFAHFSNEEPTSADAKPTAPVSPDTVPGRQTHNEPSAPLDILSDAPPPAAEELPPVAPEIAAPIAEVAEIPQPKSPPAEVLFSTVRAEIQQLLSVPMKDIEVAAALDVSNAQARAWLQRLIDEGILEKQKKPAAYIVKQKRLFE